Proteins encoded by one window of Halobacteriovoraceae bacterium:
- a CDS encoding lytic transglycosylase domain-containing protein: MGKLILFLYFLHNYALCISPYIVDDNLETIIKEQELYRGLKLDSLVGLRHEELFSEIREDKLGNVDDRFSIDNFYNSSVNFWFHIYSLHDRNTIVLHDKEDLSIVYETINFTELKNSNINSITQALIQNSMGLKRIKKYKIAFMTLAKGSCLTKICNRILDVLKKSNISLPTDIKKREIFFTERSFNIRIQTGQKDAIERGLLNYKRFELLFRNYINIFELPQEVLSTPFLESSFNTKAKSKVGASGPWQFMKFIGKKFMVINNERDDRLNPILSTISALHLMKQNFKILRQWDLAITAYNSGTKHLIRARKKFKSITFPLERYITEYDSDHIGFASKNFYASFLALTYTLANKTRLFPHLNLMPDERPIYVYIAKKSFHRKDFFKMQFEHKTLNNHLLLNKIYPVGTVVISSEDLNSQNYKKITPKALIRHYPKNYHQLL; the protein is encoded by the coding sequence ATGGGAAAGTTAATATTATTTTTATATTTTTTGCATAATTATGCTCTATGTATTTCCCCTTATATAGTGGATGATAATCTTGAAACGATTATAAAGGAACAAGAACTCTATCGAGGTCTAAAACTCGATTCATTAGTAGGGCTAAGACATGAAGAACTTTTTTCTGAAATTAGAGAAGATAAATTAGGAAATGTAGATGATCGGTTTTCCATAGATAACTTTTACAATTCTAGTGTAAATTTTTGGTTTCATATTTATTCTCTTCACGATAGAAACACCATAGTTCTTCATGATAAAGAAGATCTCTCCATAGTATATGAAACGATCAACTTTACTGAATTAAAAAATTCTAATATTAATTCCATAACTCAAGCTCTCATTCAAAACTCAATGGGTTTAAAAAGAATTAAAAAGTATAAAATTGCTTTTATGACCCTTGCAAAGGGAAGTTGTCTTACTAAAATTTGTAATAGAATATTAGATGTCTTAAAAAAATCAAATATTTCTCTTCCAACTGATATTAAAAAACGTGAAATATTCTTCACAGAACGATCTTTTAATATTCGCATTCAAACTGGTCAAAAAGATGCAATTGAGAGAGGTTTACTCAATTATAAACGCTTTGAATTACTTTTTAGAAACTACATAAATATATTTGAGCTTCCGCAGGAAGTACTAAGCACTCCATTTCTAGAATCTAGCTTTAATACAAAAGCTAAATCAAAAGTTGGGGCCAGTGGACCTTGGCAGTTTATGAAATTTATTGGAAAAAAGTTTATGGTTATAAATAACGAAAGAGATGATAGATTAAATCCTATACTTAGTACAATTTCAGCATTGCATTTAATGAAGCAAAATTTTAAGATTCTCAGACAGTGGGACCTGGCCATAACGGCCTATAATTCAGGAACTAAACATTTAATTCGTGCTAGGAAAAAGTTCAAAAGTATCACTTTTCCACTAGAACGCTATATAACTGAATATGATTCAGATCATATAGGGTTTGCTTCAAAAAACTTTTATGCTTCTTTTTTGGCGCTTACGTACACTTTGGCAAATAAGACGAGGCTATTTCCACATTTAAATCTTATGCCTGATGAAAGGCCCATTTATGTCTATATTGCGAAAAAGAGTTTTCATAGAAAAGATTTTTTTAAAATGCAATTTGAGCACAAAACCCTCAATAATCATCTACTTTTAAATAAAATCTATCCTGTAGGTACGGTGGTCATTTCTTCAGAAGATCTAAATTCTCAAAATTATAAGAAAATTACCCCTAAGGCCCTCATTCGTCATTATCCAAAGAACTACCATCAATTATTGTAA
- a CDS encoding patatin-like phospholipase family protein, which yields MQRVDIDRLKNKKIALVLSGGVVKAAAWHLGVAQALDDLGLSFISNKTPTKTDLNISTYVGSSAGSLVSLYLACGYRPIDIIQSSIERNDSVLRPISYTDMLSFSNVKKKPPRSADVHPLEGVPFIFKQAFNIFFSVSGLFTTKGLYNYIKKYLLQELVHFEDFVADLFIVATQLDHSRKVVFSKYNYPNPGHDLTAFYYKHTPVADAVAASMSVPPLYSPYPINNPVTGHTEYYIDGEIRDTLSTHVAKDNKCDFIISSWTHTPYHYHEEIGSLVNYGLPAICLQSILLMIQKKIVTARAQNSTAADVIKTIHEYMKNQRFPEKDIRNILSILETKLEYNKNVHYIDIYPKHENYNLFFRNNFSLDPKSTSSIVSAAYQRTIEVFNNHEWES from the coding sequence ATGCAACGAGTAGATATTGATCGCTTAAAAAATAAAAAAATTGCACTTGTGCTTTCAGGTGGAGTGGTTAAAGCAGCAGCATGGCATCTTGGTGTGGCACAAGCTCTGGATGATTTAGGTCTAAGTTTTATTAGTAATAAAACTCCAACTAAGACTGATTTAAATATTTCAACATATGTCGGCTCAAGTGCAGGATCACTCGTTTCTCTATACCTTGCCTGTGGTTATAGACCTATAGACATTATTCAGTCTTCTATAGAACGCAATGATTCAGTGTTAAGGCCAATTTCTTATACTGATATGCTTAGCTTTAGTAACGTAAAAAAAAAGCCGCCAAGATCTGCTGATGTACATCCTCTTGAAGGAGTTCCTTTTATTTTCAAGCAGGCCTTTAATATTTTTTTCTCGGTTTCAGGGCTTTTCACAACCAAAGGCCTCTATAATTACATCAAAAAGTATCTGCTTCAGGAGCTAGTTCACTTTGAAGATTTCGTTGCAGATCTGTTTATTGTCGCTACCCAATTAGATCACTCTCGAAAAGTCGTTTTTAGTAAATACAATTATCCAAATCCTGGCCATGATTTAACTGCTTTTTATTATAAACACACTCCTGTGGCCGATGCTGTGGCCGCTTCCATGAGTGTTCCCCCTCTTTACTCACCCTATCCCATAAATAATCCAGTTACTGGACACACTGAGTATTATATCGATGGGGAAATTAGAGATACATTATCTACACATGTTGCAAAGGATAACAAGTGTGACTTTATCATCAGCTCGTGGACACATACGCCATATCACTACCATGAAGAAATTGGTTCTCTGGTTAATTATGGGCTACCGGCCATATGTCTCCAGTCTATATTGCTCATGATTCAGAAGAAAATTGTCACCGCCAGAGCACAAAATAGTACTGCTGCTGATGTCATAAAAACAATTCATGAATATATGAAAAATCAAAGATTTCCCGAAAAAGATATTCGCAATATATTATCTATCTTAGAAACAAAACTAGAATATAATAAAAATGTTCATTATATTGATATTTATCCTAAACATGAGAACTACAATCTTTTTTTCAGAAATAACTTTTCATTAGATCCAAAATCAACTTCATCAATTGTTTCTGCAGCCTACCAAAGAACAATCGAAGTATTTAATAATCACGAATGGGAAAGTTAA
- the ligA gene encoding NAD-dependent DNA ligase LigA, protein MNRVKELEVLIKKHKTLYYAGKPEISDHEYDKLEDELKKLDPSNYSLILVGSDETSLDRVKHDKKMLSLGKTYDTEELLKWIGNHKVISMFKIDGVSCSLIYENGELIQSKTRGNGIYGENITSKVQWIEGIPKAISIKERIEIRGELYCDESHFFHLSDEMGYRELERPTSQRNIVAGLISRKENIDLCRYIQFKSFDILYNEYSPKEEIEKFKTLKKIGFDITECSIIKDKNDLETVINEARSFISEGDYQIDGLVFTYNDIKLHEELGETAHHPRYKLAFKFPGESKTTSLKDIEWSVSRNGVLTPVGIVKPIELSGAKISRVTLHNYGLVRQYNLKIGDEIEIIRSGEVIPKFLSVVSPSKGKFAIPTNCPICESLLEIEDIRLLCLNKNCPGKNKESILYFIQKIGIETISKSRIDEMIKSGLVQKVQDLYRLSEDDFLVLDKVKEKLSKKFVAEIEKSKKTTLPIFLSALGIQGGGINSCEKIVHHGFNTIDKILNLTVDQLEEIEGFAKKSSTDFINSLSDKKPLIKDLMKIGFKFEFEEIVESAISGKKICITGTLSSKRSVVQDKIKKGGGIVVSSVSNNTDYLVTNDTDSNSSKFKKAKEFKIPIITEEKLNTLLGIH, encoded by the coding sequence ATGAATAGAGTTAAAGAATTAGAAGTACTTATTAAGAAGCATAAAACATTATATTACGCAGGAAAACCTGAAATTTCTGACCATGAGTATGATAAATTAGAAGATGAGCTCAAAAAATTAGATCCTAGTAATTATTCTCTCATACTTGTAGGCAGTGACGAAACTTCACTAGACAGAGTTAAGCACGATAAGAAAATGCTCTCCCTAGGCAAGACTTACGATACAGAAGAACTCCTGAAGTGGATCGGAAATCATAAAGTAATTTCTATGTTTAAAATTGATGGAGTCAGTTGTTCGTTAATATACGAAAATGGAGAATTGATTCAATCGAAAACAAGAGGTAATGGAATTTACGGGGAAAATATTACGAGTAAAGTTCAATGGATTGAAGGAATTCCGAAGGCCATCTCAATTAAAGAAAGAATTGAAATCAGAGGAGAGCTTTATTGTGATGAGTCCCATTTTTTTCATTTGAGTGATGAGATGGGATATCGTGAGCTTGAAAGACCTACTTCTCAAAGAAATATTGTAGCAGGTTTGATTTCAAGGAAAGAAAATATTGATTTATGTCGTTATATCCAGTTCAAAAGTTTTGATATTCTTTATAATGAATATTCTCCTAAAGAAGAAATTGAAAAATTTAAAACGCTTAAAAAAATCGGATTTGATATCACTGAGTGTTCAATTATTAAGGATAAAAATGATTTAGAAACTGTTATTAATGAAGCACGTAGTTTTATATCAGAGGGAGATTATCAGATTGATGGTTTAGTTTTTACGTATAATGACATAAAACTTCATGAAGAGTTGGGAGAAACCGCTCATCATCCTCGGTATAAACTGGCCTTTAAATTTCCCGGTGAATCAAAAACAACATCACTTAAAGATATTGAATGGTCTGTCTCAAGAAATGGGGTTCTCACTCCAGTAGGTATAGTAAAACCGATAGAACTTAGTGGTGCAAAAATTTCTCGAGTTACTCTTCATAATTACGGTTTAGTAAGACAATATAATCTAAAAATTGGTGATGAAATTGAAATCATACGCTCAGGAGAGGTTATTCCTAAGTTTTTATCTGTTGTCAGTCCCTCAAAAGGAAAATTTGCTATTCCTACAAATTGCCCAATCTGTGAATCGTTACTTGAAATAGAGGACATTCGTCTGCTTTGCCTGAATAAAAACTGTCCTGGCAAAAATAAAGAATCTATCTTGTATTTCATCCAAAAAATTGGAATTGAAACAATTTCAAAAAGTAGAATTGATGAAATGATAAAATCAGGATTAGTTCAGAAAGTTCAAGATCTCTACAGATTAAGTGAAGATGATTTTTTAGTACTTGATAAAGTTAAGGAAAAATTATCTAAAAAATTTGTTGCTGAAATTGAAAAGTCGAAAAAGACAACGTTACCGATTTTTCTAAGTGCTCTTGGTATTCAAGGCGGAGGAATTAATAGTTGTGAAAAAATCGTTCACCACGGATTTAATACTATTGATAAAATATTAAACCTTACTGTAGATCAACTCGAAGAAATCGAAGGATTTGCCAAGAAGTCATCCACAGACTTTATCAATTCACTTAGTGATAAAAAACCATTAATCAAAGATCTGATGAAAATTGGTTTCAAATTTGAGTTTGAAGAAATTGTTGAAAGTGCAATTTCAGGGAAAAAAATCTGTATCACTGGAACATTAAGTTCTAAAAGAAGTGTAGTCCAAGATAAAATTAAAAAAGGAGGCGGTATAGTCGTCTCTTCTGTCTCAAACAATACAGATTATCTTGTTACAAATGATACCGATTCCAATTCTAGTAAATTTAAAAAAGCTAAAGAATTTAAAATCCCTATTATTACAGAGGAAAAGCTCAACACTCTATTAGGAATCCATTAA
- the glpK gene encoding glycerol kinase GlpK, protein MKVYLAIDQGTTGTTSVIINAETFELIDKVNKEFPQIYPSPGLVEHNLNDIWNTCEATIKNVLEKNNVDPDEIIAIGITNQRETTCAFDKDGRPLTNAIVWQDRRTNDFCEELKLNKKAQEITTKTGLPVDPYFSATKMKWMLENVKKVKDAHEQKNLLFGTIDTFLLYKLSGNIEHKTEASNASRTLLMSLKNGQWDDELLDTFHIPKSTLPVICDSFGIFGKTKGLSFLPDGIPISGILGDQQSALFGQAGLKSGDIKCTYGTGAFMLLNTGEEPIVSQNGLITTVAYRANGKQFYALEGAAYIAGAAVQWIRDNLSFIDSSPKVEGLASEVTNLKEMKNLIFFPFFTGLGTPYWISQAKASIIGLTRDTSKKHLALACLDGINLSINDLYQSMVIDSKLTINAMNVDGGAAANNLLMENQATCSQMKIIRPKVIETTAYGAALAAAIGVDKLRIDEISTLWQQDREFLPNEKKKDYYDMKKGQWKDWIQKIYL, encoded by the coding sequence GGACAACAAGTGTCATTATTAATGCTGAGACATTTGAGTTAATTGATAAAGTAAACAAAGAATTTCCACAAATATACCCTTCTCCAGGTCTTGTTGAGCACAATCTAAATGACATATGGAATACATGTGAAGCTACAATAAAAAATGTTCTTGAAAAAAATAATGTTGATCCTGATGAAATTATCGCAATTGGAATCACTAACCAAAGAGAGACAACCTGCGCTTTTGATAAAGATGGACGGCCTTTGACAAACGCAATTGTCTGGCAAGATCGAAGAACGAATGATTTTTGTGAAGAACTTAAATTGAATAAGAAAGCGCAAGAAATTACCACAAAAACCGGACTACCAGTTGATCCGTATTTTTCGGCAACAAAAATGAAATGGATGCTTGAAAATGTAAAAAAAGTTAAAGACGCTCACGAGCAAAAGAACTTATTATTTGGTACCATTGACACATTTTTGCTTTATAAGCTTTCTGGCAATATTGAACACAAAACAGAAGCGTCAAACGCTTCGAGAACTTTACTTATGTCACTTAAAAATGGTCAGTGGGATGATGAGCTACTAGATACATTTCATATTCCAAAAAGCACACTCCCTGTTATCTGTGATTCGTTTGGAATTTTTGGAAAAACTAAAGGATTGAGTTTTCTTCCAGACGGAATTCCAATTTCAGGAATTTTAGGCGATCAACAATCTGCACTATTTGGACAAGCAGGGCTTAAAAGTGGAGATATCAAATGTACTTACGGAACAGGTGCTTTTATGCTTCTCAATACAGGAGAAGAACCAATTGTTTCACAAAATGGACTCATTACAACAGTGGCCTACAGGGCCAATGGAAAGCAATTTTATGCTTTAGAAGGTGCAGCATATATAGCTGGAGCAGCAGTACAGTGGATTAGGGATAATTTAAGTTTTATAGATTCTAGTCCTAAAGTTGAAGGCCTGGCCAGTGAAGTAACAAATCTCAAAGAGATGAAGAATTTAATCTTTTTTCCATTTTTCACAGGCCTTGGAACACCATATTGGATTTCACAGGCCAAGGCGAGTATTATTGGGCTTACGAGAGATACTTCAAAAAAACATTTGGCCCTGGCCTGCCTTGATGGGATTAACTTATCTATTAATGATTTGTATCAGTCGATGGTAATCGATTCAAAATTAACAATTAATGCAATGAATGTTGATGGTGGAGCAGCTGCTAATAATCTTTTGATGGAAAATCAAGCAACTTGTTCACAAATGAAAATTATTCGTCCAAAAGTAATTGAGACAACTGCTTATGGAGCTGCACTGGCAGCAGCGATAGGTGTTGATAAGTTAAGGATTGATGAAATAAGCACCCTATGGCAGCAGGACAGAGAATTTTTGCCGAATGAAAAAAAGAAAGATTACTATGATATGAAAAAAGGTCAATGGAAAGATTGGATTCAAAAGATTTATTTGTAA